GGTGTGGAACTGGCAGCCCACGGCGAGCTGCCTCGTTCCTTTGCCAAATCTAAGCGGGTGGTGGACTTGCGCGAACAGGAATAGTAAGTAGTGCGTAACTGACATTTTTCTGCCGCGAGATGGGGGTCGGACGGCAGACTCTGCCGCTGCGTGTGCTGCGGCGGGGTGTTTTCCTTGGTGTGGACGTGCGGGAGTCTGCCGGCAGCGTCGCTGAAAAAGCGTGTGCTGCGGTGCGTCCTGCTTGTGCGGAAGGAGGACGTCGACCGTGTACAGAAAAATCAAGGCGCAGGACCTGCGTCCCGGTATGTATGTGGTGGATGTGGGGCTTTCATGGCTTGAAAACCCGTATCTGTATATGACGGAAGGTGTGCTGGCCGATGAAGAGGCCGTCGGGCGCGTTTTGTCTGAAGGATACGAAGAGGCCGTCATTGACCTGCGCCGCTGTCTTGAAGGATCTGTGCCGGATGATCTGGCAGAACTGGAACCGCTGACCGATGCCGAGCATGTTTCGCGCGCTGTCAGCGCAACGGCGGACAGTCCAGTTTCCGCAGTGGCGCAGCGGGTGCCTGTGGCGCAGGAGATGCTTGCCGCCAAAGCCATTTATTCGGAAAGCATCACCTTTGTGCGGGGCTTTATGGAGGGCGCGCGCGAAGGCAGACCTGTTGATCTGAAAGCGGCTGAACCGCTGGTCGAAGACATTATTCAGTCTGTAAGCCGCAATGCCGGCGCGCTTATCGGGTTCGCCAAGCTGCGTGCCTATGACCTGTACACCTACACGCACAGTCTCAATGTTTCGCTGCTTGCCGTGGCTTTCGGCAAGTACCTCGGCCTTGATACCGTAGCCCTGCGACAGATTGGTCTCGCGGGGCTTTTTCATGATCTGGGCA
Above is a window of Oleidesulfovibrio alaskensis DSM 16109 DNA encoding:
- a CDS encoding HD-GYP domain-containing protein, coding for MYRKIKAQDLRPGMYVVDVGLSWLENPYLYMTEGVLADEEAVGRVLSEGYEEAVIDLRRCLEGSVPDDLAELEPLTDAEHVSRAVSATADSPVSAVAQRVPVAQEMLAAKAIYSESITFVRGFMEGAREGRPVDLKAAEPLVEDIIQSVSRNAGALIGFAKLRAYDLYTYTHSLNVSLLAVAFGKYLGLDTVALRQIGLAGLFHDLGKALIPDFILNCPGRLTPEEFSVMKRHPVLGRDVLPGGGRIPDMVLEGMLQHHEKFNGTGYPAGLKGDAISEAGRIIAVVDVYDALTSKRPYKNAMLPNKALSILYSMAGEEFYPGYVEHFIKCIGIYPVGQIVRLNTGQVGVVSATDPAVPLRPEVIVVRDPLGRPAPPRLIRLADVISVSVTETLEAAHAGIDAARVLQDGAAS